Proteins from a genomic interval of Mycobacterium conspicuum:
- a CDS encoding antitoxin MazE-like protein, whose amino-acid sequence MSRSTRRARQYRERMRLRGYRPVQVWVPDVRSLAFAAEARREALALAEADRHSDDMEFVESISALNSLDDQA is encoded by the coding sequence ATGAGCAGATCGACGCGGCGAGCCCGCCAATACCGCGAGCGGATGCGCCTGCGCGGCTACCGCCCGGTCCAGGTGTGGGTGCCGGATGTCCGCTCCCTTGCGTTCGCCGCCGAAGCACGCCGTGAGGCGCTGGCGCTCGCCGAGGCCGACCGACACAGCGACGACATGGAGTTCGTCGAATCGATCTCCGCTCTCAATTCCCTGGACGACCAGGCGTGA
- a CDS encoding alpha/beta hydrolase fold domain-containing protein produces MARLGPERKKVDRQLRPAARLLPGGYALHRGVTVPRALMKLAARAGRLKDVPSVAVNSNVTVRLHRSSDVAAPGPAMLWIHGGGTAMGAAAQEDGFCRKLMNFTDVSIAAVDHRLAPEHPYPIPLEDCYAALLWLTRQPWVDPTRVAIGGASAGGGFAAALALLARDRAEVTPALQMLVYPMLDDRTGAAPDQRARVMWSGRDNQIAWGWYLNGADPDTAVPARRDDLAGLPPAWIGVGSLDLFYEESVAYGRRLRDAGVPTHVEIAEGAFHAFDMIMPNASVSQRFFASQTRALRSALTTEPSRDPLG; encoded by the coding sequence GTGGCCAGACTTGGACCCGAGCGCAAGAAAGTTGACCGTCAGCTGAGACCGGCGGCCCGACTGCTGCCCGGGGGATACGCGCTTCATCGCGGCGTGACGGTGCCGCGCGCATTGATGAAACTCGCGGCCCGTGCGGGACGGCTCAAGGACGTCCCATCCGTTGCGGTCAACTCGAATGTGACCGTGCGACTGCATCGTTCGTCCGACGTGGCCGCACCCGGGCCCGCGATGCTATGGATACACGGCGGCGGCACGGCCATGGGTGCGGCCGCGCAAGAGGACGGGTTCTGCCGCAAGCTGATGAACTTCACCGACGTGTCAATCGCCGCAGTGGATCACCGGCTGGCCCCCGAACACCCCTACCCCATACCGCTGGAAGACTGCTACGCCGCGCTCTTGTGGCTGACGCGTCAACCCTGGGTGGATCCGACCCGGGTGGCGATCGGCGGGGCCAGCGCCGGCGGCGGGTTCGCGGCGGCGCTGGCGCTGCTGGCCCGCGATCGCGCGGAAGTCACTCCCGCCCTGCAGATGCTGGTGTATCCCATGCTCGATGACCGCACCGGCGCCGCACCCGACCAACGGGCTCGAGTCATGTGGTCGGGGCGCGACAATCAGATCGCGTGGGGCTGGTATCTCAACGGCGCGGATCCAGACACCGCCGTCCCCGCACGACGAGACGACCTGGCTGGGCTGCCGCCCGCGTGGATCGGTGTCGGCAGCCTGGATCTGTTCTATGAAGAATCTGTTGCGTACGGACGCCGGTTGCGGGATGCCGGCGTGCCGACCCACGTGGAAATCGCCGAGGGCGCGTTTCACGCGTTCGACATGATCATGCCGAATGCATCTGTGTCGCAACGGTTTTTCGCAAGCCAAACCCGGGCCTTGCGATCGGCGCTGACGACCGAGCCATCCCGGGATCCGCTTGGCTAA